The sequence AAATTACGTGTTCAAATAGATTTTCAGAAACAGATCGTATCTATGCGAAGGATGAAAAAATCTTGCAGTAAGTTTCAATTTTATAAACAGCGCCATCTTTGCGTTGGATGCAAAATCTTGAATTAAGTTCATACGTATAGTATAGTagtaagcgcgcgttttgacgttttataaaaagttactgatttgactagctgtcaaataccgtatagtgcaacgggcggggtttgaaccgttgttTAGTGCAACCGCACTCAACCAGCCGGCGGCGGGAGGCGCGGGGTGCCCGCGCGACATCTGCCTTCGCGTCGGAAGAAGATTGCATTCGCGGTGCAACGGGCGAACACGCCACATACAGCTTATAAAGTTAATTAATGATTACAAATATACCAGTGACTCTAATACAGCCGTTTTCATAAACACACCACCatttttggtccttcgaaccggatttcGCTTTGGTCCGCGAAGCCCACACCGTGAATCAAACAAAATTCAATATACCAGTGAAGACTTCGCGAGAAGAAGTGCATCGCGGAAACCAGAGGACAGGGACATGACATTGAGTGAGTTTGTTCCAAAATATCCTTCTTAGTCCTTCTTAATTTCCGTCTTCTAGCATTCTTTTTGGATCAGACATTGTGATCTCTTCGCACTTCATTGGTAATCACAAATCATATAATCATTAAGTCattatttcataatttaataattacaattaaCTGTTAGATTATGATTATAGGCAGTTAAGcattaaaatatcataaattTAATGCACAAAGCTTTGTTTTTACAAACTATAATACAAATCAATAATTAAACATAaacaatacttaaataattagcTAAAATATTGCTAATTCATTAAAAATTCATACACGTAATTGATAGGTGATAGGAACTTATTACGCATTTCGTAGCGAGCGAGCCACCGGCCACGGCCCGTGTCTATTGTAGGCATATCTAACCGGTTTCTTATCGCTCGCCGcgcgtataagataaatggttagagttgctatttatttcttgaaattgctactaaactctttagattttgcttaagaattaattctaaaccatagatattatatttgtaaacagaggcacgtcaaaatgatagacaaaatactacagacgtgacagaacaattaacagattataaatggcaaatctatggtacttacatggcaaaacataataaagattttattatattttagaaataaagtaattgtagatttaaatagagtataatgtggtatttaaagtatataaatttagtagagtttaaactctattgactctattgaatttaatctttacatggtatcactatatttttatacagagggtgggagttaatcccagcctataaatggctctgctttgactgTAGAGatgattaattttcctatttttaagaagaagctgtgacatacctacaggtacgaatattgttgattttatatttcttttgttgtactatgtatgttgatttatgtattgttcaaatgtgtaattggtatttcaaaatagacaccaccgagttttttcttgccagttctttctctcggtagataatatgctttttacgaactggcggtagatttttcttaaaggaaataataaattatttaatgataaagcaataagtaatggtaaagataaactttgatttggagggagtttttccctgaataaaacagtttatttccttatacaatcttttattttgtctcctacctacaaccacgccctagcttattgataacgaactaaggtttagactctcagtaggttgattcctgactccatcatctctatacttctgaggctaatctagcatcagaagtgggatacgatatggctgaattgtgccttttctaatacagttgtacaagtttcagaaataccggccaattcggatggctttgtgaaaagccatcaaagatgttacaacaggcgttgtgatgactgacgtccacgagaggtaccacaatggacattggatatcCTTAATCTGGATACCCTAAATCGGTATGGAagcttattttgttcaaagtgttgtgaaagtgaaaaaaaaaaagtgtttctgCGAGACTatttttttcaggcaggtaggccttagaaagttttattgcgtaatcatggacctattaatactctgcgtaatgtagtaacacagtttcatagtacctgtcgtcattttatttgttttaaaactaattgtattatagaaataaagatgtgggtactaaataaataaaatttttgcgggtaattttgtgttcagtatagatgttctgtttcaatgactcagattaatgtttgaaggtgtttaatcgcatgatgtcccagctagtaacacaaatcgatattacgtaaattaatgttaaaaatttgcaggtagttagttggtatgaaatttttattaaatgatcatacgataaaatgtggttaaatgtcagactgaccgagcggtgaaaaactaaagcaagtttgtcagtaaatatttactgatgattaatttgtgttctattttaatttacgtctgacgtctagccgtatattcgtaatttatatgatagtgatgttgacattgaatcattgaatattgttttacgagtgatgagtcatcttactttttttttagttatgttcttgaggcatttcctatgtaagtacttcgagaacgaagtacttttcaggttggccgaatagatgtatataatttatttatgtgttacataatgacagagagaaaagaaggaaaaaaaagaaccaaaaaaaaaaaagaaaaaaaaaattttttttttgttgtaattttgtttcaaattaagaacaatacagaaatacatattgcatcattcgttaaatattgatgattcattgatcagaaacgcgattagcgtggccatttttgtaaatttgctattgactttgcatcggagttctcactcgcgaaacgtagagatgaaagatttgtgatacctacctacaataattaagaaattttgttggagtttatttttgtagtttttatataaggataggttaggctgctgatgtcttatcctgttgctatgccgctaagtcccATTCAGCAGGGGAATAGGTACCTTGTAATAAAGGCCGGAGGCAATTGTCAGATTATAGaatagtagctactgattgtttgatgtcattgtttttttataaatacccaccgttatgtaatgtgatgtaatggatctgccaaaccacacttggccagcgtggtggactatggtcaaacctgaaacctaaatttagaatattggagtTTAGAGATtcttgactacccacttgtgtttgatattttttaattccgtaggtttttgttttgaataatactttttattttctgacgtttttgatgtttgaaatgttttaatttttgaacatggattttcttgtatttaactatttttgatattgattacttctttgacgatctttttaatgtaaattatttttgtgtgatattttttgacattttaatttttggtacctaccttcatatgtttttatttactacctttttggattttatattttatttatgaaaaattgtatagtggtaggtatatggatcaaaaccaatggtgttaagggacaattttatgatgtttacgatgttgccttaaaaccaatggtgttgaaggatattttgtagatgatactttaaaacgttggaaccaacggtgttgaaaagtatttttataatatcgctttaataccagtggtgttaaaaatattttttgatattggtttaaaaccaatggggttaaaggatatcttgtttggaaacataatatgtgctgtggcgagaaaaatatatCTTGTATTTTTTAGAGCAAACTGTGTGGTgattttgaacatgttttattttattttatggtggccacagacatgttgtttgaaaaaaatgttttgatgttgtttaacaactttatttacttaacgaattgtttgtttttattttattgcttcgagaacgaagcaattgtcagtttggccgtataagataaatggttagagttgctatttatttcttgaaattgctactaaactctttagattttgcttaagaattaattctaaaccatagatattatatttgtaaacagaggcacgtcaaaatgatagacaaaatactacagacgtgacagaacaattaacagattataaatggcaaatctatggtacttacatggcaaaacataataaagattttattatattttagaaataaagtaattgtagatttaaatagagtataatgtggtatttaaagtatataaatttagtagagtttaaactctattgactctattgaatttaatctttacatggtatcactatatttttatacagagggtgggagttaatcccagcctataaatggctctgctttgactgTAGAGatgattaattttcctatttttaagaagaagctgtgacatacctacaggtacgaatattgttgattttatatttcttttgttgtactatgtatgttgatttatgtattgttcaaatgtgtaattggtatttcaaaatagacaccaccgagttttttcttgccagttctttctctcggtagataatatgctttttacgaactggcggtagatttttcttaaaggaaataataaattatttaatgataaagcaataagtaatggtaaagataaactttgatttggagggagtttttccctgaataaaacagtttatttccttatacaatcttttattttgtctcctacctacaaccacgccctagcttattgataacgaactaaggtttagactctcagtaggttgattcctgactccatcatctctatacttctgaggctaatctagcacgcGCATGGTCAGTGCAGTTTCGTGCCTACTGGATTGCATTTAAAACTTTAGGCATTTATTTCGCGAGTAATAACTTTATTACGCGCGGACctttttacatttttcttttacattacttattattttaacttCAACCTTTCAAATTACAACCTTTGCTTAAGTTGGCTCGACATTATTCGTTAAAAATGAGTGACGCACGTAGTAAAGAATTGATTAAACTTCGTGGGAGCATTAAGGGGAAGCTaactttatttcaaaattatatgaCTACCATAAATAAATGCGACCAAATTAATGAAACTCAATATAACGAACTTGAATGTCGGCTGAGTAAAATCGATAGTTTACAGagtgattttgataaatttcaGACGGAGCTCGAGATATTGACGGACGATACCAGTCAACTGCTTATTGAGCGTGAGGAATTTGACACGAAATATTTTTCATTGGTGGCCGAAGCACGCACAATCATGAACAAAAGCAAGCATCACCTCCAGCGGCGGTTGTCAATGTCCGAGACGAGTGAAGGAAGCGAAAGCAGAGACGGTGGCTTTCACGACTTTGTTCGTCTTCCAAAAATTTCGCTTCCCTCCTTTAACGGGGAAAATATGGATCAATGGCTTGAGTTCAGAGACACATATCTTTCATTAATTCATTCCAATAACAAGTTAggaaatatcaataaatttcattatttgaGAGTGTTATGTagatgtacctaactacctatatgTGCGCGCTGCGACTCGCAACGCGGGCCTTTCACTTCAGACATTAAAGCAGTGTGCTACCACCCGGCTTGTTTCACTGACGTGCGTACACGCCCTCCTTTTAACCTGAGAAACTTAACAGTGGCGACTACGAGGGGATTCGAAATTGGTAGAAATGTCTACGGGATCGCTCCCGACGGGTTTGGGGTCTTTCGGGGTCTCTTACCGGGTCCTATCAACTTTTGACCATCTCTCACAAGAATGGGACAGCTACAAGTCGCGTTTAAATCAATGGTTTATTGCTAACGACATAACCTCAATAACGGACAAAGCAACAACTAGGAGGAGGGCCATTTTGTTAACGTCGTTATGTGAGTCATCATTCAAGTTGGCGAGTGACCTGGCGTTACCCAAGAAGGTGGAAGAATTAGGATACGAAGAGTTAGTGAAACTACTCGACGATCACTTCACACCAAAAAGGCTCGGGTTTGCGGAAAAGTCGACATTTTACGCCGCAACACAGCGACCAGGAGATAGTCACACTCAATGGGCAGCCAGGATAAGAGGATTAGCAGCTCACTGTGAATTCAAAAACTTGGAGGAAGCCTTGTTGGATAAGTTTATTATGGGCATGGTAGCAGGACGTGAGCGGGACAAGTTGTTTGCGCAAAACCAGCGGGAGCTGACCCTCGCTAAGGCCATCGATCTGGCCGAGAGCGTGCGGTGTGCGCGGCAGGCCTCCTCACAGCCGGCGCCGGGCGCGAGCAGCGTCGGCGCAGCGAGTCCAGACAGCGTGTTTTATGTCACCAACAAGGAAAAGTGCAGTGTGTGCGGGTTCACCAACCATAGGGCTAATCAGTGTCGTTTTAAAACCTACAAATGTAAAAAGTGTAATACTAAAGGTCATTTACGTAATATGTGCCCTAACGAGGGGAAAGTAAAGTACGTGGATGAAGGTACTGTGGACGGAGATGACGGTGagtccttttataatatacgaTGCGTAAAAGGGAAACCGATGACGGAGCGCGTCATGATCAGTGGTCTGGCTTTGGAATTTGAAATCGATAGTGGTTCTGCGGTAAGCGTAATTtcagaaagtacctacaagtcTCATTTTAAACAACTACCATTGACAGTCACCACCAAAAAGTTATTTAGTTATACGggtgaaaatattaaaacaatcgGAATTGTACTATTACCTGTATCATATAATGGTCGTACGCAAGTATTGAATGTTTATGTAGTGTGCGCAAGCGGACCGTCATTGCTAGGCCGGGATTTCATTCGCGAGTTTGACCTCGAACTAGCACCCGCAAGGGGCGCGGCCGTGCATGCGTTATGCACGGAGATGCAGGCCGGGGGCGAGTCTAATATTGTCAAACAACTCGCTAATCAGTTTCCCAATGTCTTCTCTGACAATCTTGGATCgtttaataagtataaaataagctTACACCTAAAACCGGACGCTAAGCCGATTTTTATTAAAGCGAGATCAGTACCCTACGCGTTAAAGGATAAAATAGACAAGGAACTGGATCGGTTATTATCTTTGGGCATTTTGAAACCTGTCGAACACTCGGAGTATGCATCGCCGGTGGTACCTGTTTTAAAGAAGAACGGCAGCATTCGACTATGTGCCGACTATTCAGTTACAATAAATAAACAGTTGGTTATAGACCAATACCCGTTGCCGACAGTGAATGACTTGTTAGCTAAATTACATGGGGGCGTACAATTTAGTAAAATAGATTTATCTATGGCAtacaatcaatttattttaaatgaagattCGCAAAGTCTAACATGCATCAACACTCATCGCGGTCTTTTCAATTTTACCCGTTTAG is a genomic window of Maniola hyperantus unplaced genomic scaffold, iAphHyp1.2, whole genome shotgun sequence containing:
- the LOC138404611 gene encoding uncharacterized protein; this encodes MSTGSLPTGLGSFGVSYRVLSTFDHLSQEWDSYKSRLNQWFIANDITSITDKATTRRRAILLTSLCESSFKLASDLALPKKVEELGYEELVKLLDDHFTPKRLGFAEKSTFYAATQRPGDSHTQWAARIRGLAAHCEFKNLEEALLDKFIMGMVAGRERDKLFAQNQRELTLAKAIDLAESVRCARQASSQPAPGASSVGAASPDSVFYVTNKEKCSVCGFTNHRANQCRFKTYKCKKCNTKGHLRNMCPNEGKVKYVDEGTVDGDDVCASGPSLLGRDFIREFDLELAPARGAAVHALCTEMQAGGESNIVKQLANQFPNVFSDNLGSFNKYKISLHLKPDAKPIFIKARSVPYALKDKIDKELDRLLSLGILKPVEHSEYASPVVPVLKKNGSIRLCADYSVTINKQLVIDQYPLPTLARHTRCKGTPRELPPDSRPY